A region of Drosophila mauritiana strain mau12 chromosome 3L, ASM438214v1, whole genome shotgun sequence DNA encodes the following proteins:
- the LOC117140874 gene encoding NADPH-dependent diflavin oxidoreductase 1, with the protein MRLLVLYGSQTGTAQDVAEQIWRESHQLGFQGPVLPFDEYDMTKLIEERLVVFVVATTGDGVEPDNMKLAWRFLLKRSLPAQSLQGVQFACLGLGDSSYPKFNFAAKKLSKRLQNLGASSVCPVGLCDDQHDYGHLGVSLSWTKDLWTALKGISGLDESKLSNSHQTIVKWSVKELPKDSQIAPMDNLLWSQKQAAHSFKILDNQRTTAVDHFQDVRFLRLQGKTEDLGWEPGDVLDVQPQNSDEAVQTFFDLVREHSLNFDESTVVEVSSAHQDMPLPIAYSNPLNLLQAAKFVWDLSAKPRQRFLEVLAQNCGDEMEKEKLLEFSSAEGIDDLVAYVNRPRRNLLEVLEDFRHATSSLTLQQLFEMMPLIQPRSFSIASDVSALSLDLLVAVVEYKTIMHTPRLGLCSNWLKTLKSGTELRGVVKRGTMVWPKDLSIPLIMVGPGTGIAPFRSIIQNRLYAQSKGATIGPLVVFFGCRNKAADFHFGNDFSTWTYAKQVEAHTAFSRDQDQKVYVQHLIAKNASHLARLIKDLNAYIYVAGNSNNMPKSVKEAFIEILNGDVDYVELMIKKRRYQEETWA; encoded by the coding sequence ATGCGGCTGCTAGTGCTCTACGGGAGTCAAACCGGCACCGCCCAGGATGTGGCGGAACAGATCTGGCGGGAGTCGCATCAACTGGGCTTCCAAGGACCTGTGCTGCCTTTCGACGAGTACGATATGACCAAACTTATTGAGGAGCGCCTCGTGGTCTTTGTGGTGGCCACTACGGGTGACGGAGTGGAGCCGGACAACATGAAGCTGGCCTGGCGATTTCTTCTGAAGCGCAGCTTACCCGCCCAATCCTTGCAAGGCGTGCAGTTCGCGTGCCTTGGACTCGGGGACTCAAGCTATCCGAAGTTTAACTTTGCCGCCAAGAAACTGAGCAAGAGACTACAGAATCTGGGAGCCAGTTCCGTGTGTCCAGTGGGTCTGTGTGATGATCAGCATGACTACGGGCATTTGGGTGTATCCCTTAGCTGGACAAAGGATTTGTGGACAGCTCTGAAGGGCATCTCCGGTCTTGACGAAAGTAAACTTAGCAACAGCCACCAAACTATTGTAAAGTGGTCAGTAAAGGAGCTGCCTAAGGACTCCCAAATTGCTCCGATGGACAATCTGCTCTGGAGCCAAAAACAAGCTGCCCACTCTTTCAAAATTCTTGATAACCAAAGAACAACGGCGGTGGATCACTTTCAGGATGTACGCTTCCTAAGGCTGCAGGGTAAGACGGAAGATCTTGGCTGGGAGCCCGGCGATGTCCTCGATGTTCAGCCGCAAAACAGCGATGAAGCTGTCCAAACATTCTTCGACCTTGTCCGCGAACACAGCCTGAACTTTGATGAGAGCACTGTAGTGGAGGTATCCAGCGCCCATCAGGATATGCCCCTTCCCATAGCCTATTCCAATCCCTTAAACCTCCTCCAGGCCGCCAAATTCGTTTGGGACTTGAGTGCTAAGCCACGGCAACGTTTCCTCGAGGTACTAGCACAGAATTGCGGCGATGAaatggaaaaggaaaagctGCTCGAATTCTCCTCCGCGGAGGGAATTGATGACTTAGTGGCTTATGTGAACAGGCCGCGTCGTAATCTTTTGGAGGTTCTGGAGGATTTCCGGCACGCCACCTCTAGCTTAACTCTGCAACAGCTCTTTGAGATGATGCCACTGATCCAGCCACGCAGTTTTTCCATTGCCTCTGATGTTTCCGCCTTAAGTTTGGACTTGCTGGTGGCCGTTGTGGAGTACAAAACCATAATGCATACTCCACGTCTAGGCTTATGCTCCAACTGGCTGAAGACTTTGAAATCGGGTACGGAGTTGAGGGGAGTTGTCAAGAGAGGAACCATGGTCTGGCCGAAGGACTTAAGTATACCACTTATAATGGTAGGACCTGGAACAGGCATCGCTCCATTCCGCAGCATTATCCAAAACCGATTATATGCTCAATCAAAAGGTGCCACCATTGGTCCCTTGGTTGTTTTCTTTGGCTGTCGGAACAAGGCTGCCGACTTCCACTTTGGAAATGACTTCTCCACCTGGACCTATGCGAAACAGGTAGAGGCCCATACTGCCTTCTCGAGGGATCAGGATCAGAAGGTCTATGTCCAGCATTTAATCGCCAAGAATGCTTCTCATCTGGCGAGGCTTATAAAAGACCTGAATGCCTATATCTACGTGGCTGGCAACTCCAATAATATGCCAAAGTCTGTCAAAGAGGCCTTCATCGAGATACTCAATGGCGATGTCGATTACGTGGAACTAATGATAAAGAAGCGACGATATCAGGAGGAAACCTGGGCGTAA
- the LOC117140876 gene encoding tRNA 2'-phosphotransferase 1, with protein sequence MASKQQIDTQLSKKLSWLLRHGAKTEGITIRADGFVSVPDLQKHPRYMCFTLDKLKEIAATDAKQRYTLRWNPELGVYEIRANQGHSLAVVESEAGGLENITHVSQGPLAVHGTYYRHWEAIRRQGLSRMNRNHVHFACSDETNSTLSGFRSDCQILIYLNVKRVLADGIPIYRSSNNVLLCPGIEGFIHTSYFQRVVDRKTG encoded by the coding sequence ATGGCCTCGAAGCAGCAAATCGATACACAGCTGAGCAAAAAGTTGTCCTGGCTGTTGCGGCACGGTGCGAAAACGGAGGGAATCACCATCCGTGCGGATGGATTCGTTAGCGTCCCCGATTTGCAGAAGCACCCACGCTACATGTGTTTTACCTTGGACAAACTGAAGGAGATTGCCGCCACGGATGCCAAGCAACGATATACTCTTCGCTGGAATCCAGAACTCGGAGTCTACGAGATTCGCGCCAATCAGGGACACTCATTGGCGGTGGTGGAAAGCGAAGCTGGCGGTCTCGAGAATATTACCCATGTGAGCCAGGGACCTCTGGCAGTTCATGGCACCTATTACAGACATTGGGAGGCAATTAGGAGACAAGGGCTAAGTAGGATGAACCGCAACCATGTGCACTTTGCATGCAGCGATGAGACCAATTCCACTCTGAGTGGATTCCGCAGCGATTGCCAGATTTTGATATATCTAAACGTGAAAAGGGTGCTGGCGGACGGCATACCCATCTATCGGTCCAGCAATAATGTACTGCTCTGTCCGGGAATCGAAGGCTTCATACATACTTCCTACTTCCAGCGTGTAGTGGACAGGAAAACGGGGTAA
- the LOC117140871 gene encoding uncharacterized protein LOC117140871 isoform X1, translating into MAEKRLLLDPSNSESEEPEVHMTRRAGVLHAIQHRPLPVSRKSVLGLLISFTFCYFLIGRNGWVNVLDLDVLHSDNYVTVQHQSTVMDVEREPITETIPSVPKGFLVYSNSCRIMEVDPYKNEVMRHFKRIKYKSCQKLPPLTQVKFEAKSQKYLLSIDGAAFGRYAAGKQLHCCYMAVQRVDEMKVKYTKCQTFKGSILLPDSAESIIVKCDSGGHQIYINGHAMVPVKEVVQQRLRMASEADAKGYQRPPSVLMLGIDSISRVNLIRAMPKTAQYLYDNGWFELAGYNKVDDNTFPNIMAVVTGYNLPNAMHACSPFVVGGLDKCDYIWKQYQQRGYVTAYAEDAVKINTFNYLKKGFKNPPADYYLRPYLSAAESQLDHTTVNGLVHCLGYLTAAEHVYDYGLEFTRRFLNETYFGFFWTNTHSHSDISQTSSMDSYMEEYLRKLVRQGTMENTVVVFFSDHGMRFGPTRATWSGHLEERLPAIFIWLPQHLRRSHPEFVRSLQLNRNRLTTPYDLHLTMKHILAISGRAEMESLGPAPDCPQCQSLLTPVSPLRSCSDVGIADHWCTCWEYDTISSTSKESRMLGKRVVSYLNNYVAEFRNGTFAKLCAPLSLHSIKSAFRAHHNALDPDEVHTYRLIFVTSPNKGQYEATVRHNHTDDSVKVTGSVSRLNVYSGEADCMNDFAAKKYCYCRKKKG; encoded by the exons ATGGCCGAGAAACGCCTATTGCTGGATCCATCCAACTCAGAGTCGGAGGAGCCGGAAGTACACATGACCCGACGGGCAGGAGTGCTCCACGCCATCCAGCACCGCCCACTTCCGGTGAGCAGGAAATCGGTGCTCGGACTACTGATCTCCTTCACGTTCTGCTACTTTCTGATCGGCAGGAACGGTTGGGTGAATGTCCTCGATCTGGACGTCCTGCACTCGGATAACTACGTCACGGTGCAGCATCAATCGACGGTGATGGATG TTGAACGTGAGCCCATTACTGAGACTATTCCATCTGTCCCGAAAGGCTTCCTGGTGTACAGCAACTCCTGCCGCATCATGGAGGTGGATCCCTACAAGAACGAGGTGATGCGGCACTTCAAGCGCATCAAATACAAGTCCTGCCAGAAGTTGCCGCCCCTGACGCAGGTGAAATTCGAGGCAAAGTCCCAAAAGTACCTGCTCAGCATCGATGGAGCTGCCTTCGGTCGCTACGCGGCGGGCAAGCAGCTCCACTGCTGCTACATGGCGGTGCAGCGGGTGGACGAGATGAAGGTCAAGTACACCAAGTGTCAAACCTTCAAGGGGAGCATCCTGCTGCCCGATTCCGCCGAGAGCATCATCGTTAAGTGCGATTCAGGTGGCCATCAGATCTATATCAATGGCCATGCGATGGTTCCCGTCAAGGAGGTAGTGCAGCAACGATTACGAATGGCGTCCGAGGCCGACGCCAAGGGTTATCAGAGACCTCCGAGCGTCTTGATGCTCGGCATCGATAGCATCTCCCGTGTTAATCTTATCAGAGCCATGCCCAAAACGGCTCAGTATCTCTACGACAATGGATGGTTCGAACTGGCGGGCTATAATAAG GTGGACGACAATACATTTCCAAATATAATGGCTGTGGTCACCGGCTATAATCTGCCCAATGCCATGCACGCGTGCTCGCCATTCGTGGTTGGTGGCCTGGACAAGTGCGACTACATCTGGAAGCAGTACCAGCAGAGGGGCTACGTGACCGCCTACGCGGAGGATGCCGTCAAGATCAACACTTTCAATTACCTGAAGAAGGGCTTCAAGAATCCGCCGGCGGACTACTACTTGAGGCCATATCTCTCCGCCGCCGAATCGCAGCTGGATCACACGACAGTCAATGGTCTGGTGCACTGCCTCGGCTATCTGACGGCGGCGGAGCATGTGTACGACTATGGGCTGGAGTTCACCAGGAGGTTCCTTAACGAGACGTACTTCGGATTTTTCTGGACCAACACGCACAGCCACAGTGACATTTCGCAGACCAGCAGCATGGACAGCTATATGGAGGAGTATCTGCGGAAGCTGGTGCGCCAGGGCACCATGGAGAACACGGTGGTGGTGTTCTTCAGCGATCATGGCATGCGGTTCGGACCGACGAGGGCCACCTGGTCGGGTCACTTGGAGGAACGTCTGCCGGCCATCTTTATTTGGTTACCCCAACACCTGCGTCGCTCACATCCCGAATTTGTGCGTAGCCTCCAGCTGAACAGGAATCGCCTGACCACGCCCTACGACCTCCACCTGACCATGAAGCACATACTGGCCATATCCGGTCGCGCCGAAATGGAGTCGTTGGGTCCGGCACCCGATTGCCCGCAATGCCAGAGTTTACTGACCCCCGTTTCGCCGCTAAGGAGTTGCTCCGATGTGGGCATCGCGGATCACTGGTGCACCTGCTGGGAATACGACACCATCTCGAGCACCTCGAAGGAGTCGCGGATGCTCGGCAAGCGTGTGGTCAGCTATCTCAACAACTATGTGGCCGAGTTCCGAAACGGCACCTTCGCCAAGCTGTGTGCCCCTCTCTCCCTGCACAGCATCAAATCCGCGTTCCGGGCGCATCACAACGCCCTCGATCCGGATGAGGTGCACACCTATCGACTGATCTTCGTCACGTCGCCCAATAAGGGCCAGTACGAAGCCACGGTGCGACACAATCACACGGATGACTCTGTAAAGGTGACCGGATCGGTGAGCCGATTGAATGTCTATAGCGGAGAGGCGGATTGCATGAATGATTTTGCTGCcaaaaaatattgttattGCCGAAAGAAGAAGGGATAG
- the LOC117140871 gene encoding uncharacterized protein LOC117140871 isoform X2, whose product MAEKRLLLDPSNSESEEPEVHMTRRAGVLHAIQHRPLPVSRKSVLGLLISFTFCYFLIGRNGWVNVLDLDVLHSDNYVTVQHQSTVMDGFLVYSNSCRIMEVDPYKNEVMRHFKRIKYKSCQKLPPLTQVKFEAKSQKYLLSIDGAAFGRYAAGKQLHCCYMAVQRVDEMKVKYTKCQTFKGSILLPDSAESIIVKCDSGGHQIYINGHAMVPVKEVVQQRLRMASEADAKGYQRPPSVLMLGIDSISRVNLIRAMPKTAQYLYDNGWFELAGYNKVDDNTFPNIMAVVTGYNLPNAMHACSPFVVGGLDKCDYIWKQYQQRGYVTAYAEDAVKINTFNYLKKGFKNPPADYYLRPYLSAAESQLDHTTVNGLVHCLGYLTAAEHVYDYGLEFTRRFLNETYFGFFWTNTHSHSDISQTSSMDSYMEEYLRKLVRQGTMENTVVVFFSDHGMRFGPTRATWSGHLEERLPAIFIWLPQHLRRSHPEFVRSLQLNRNRLTTPYDLHLTMKHILAISGRAEMESLGPAPDCPQCQSLLTPVSPLRSCSDVGIADHWCTCWEYDTISSTSKESRMLGKRVVSYLNNYVAEFRNGTFAKLCAPLSLHSIKSAFRAHHNALDPDEVHTYRLIFVTSPNKGQYEATVRHNHTDDSVKVTGSVSRLNVYSGEADCMNDFAAKKYCYCRKKKG is encoded by the exons ATGGCCGAGAAACGCCTATTGCTGGATCCATCCAACTCAGAGTCGGAGGAGCCGGAAGTACACATGACCCGACGGGCAGGAGTGCTCCACGCCATCCAGCACCGCCCACTTCCGGTGAGCAGGAAATCGGTGCTCGGACTACTGATCTCCTTCACGTTCTGCTACTTTCTGATCGGCAGGAACGGTTGGGTGAATGTCCTCGATCTGGACGTCCTGCACTCGGATAACTACGTCACGGTGCAGCATCAATCGACGGTGATGGATG GCTTCCTGGTGTACAGCAACTCCTGCCGCATCATGGAGGTGGATCCCTACAAGAACGAGGTGATGCGGCACTTCAAGCGCATCAAATACAAGTCCTGCCAGAAGTTGCCGCCCCTGACGCAGGTGAAATTCGAGGCAAAGTCCCAAAAGTACCTGCTCAGCATCGATGGAGCTGCCTTCGGTCGCTACGCGGCGGGCAAGCAGCTCCACTGCTGCTACATGGCGGTGCAGCGGGTGGACGAGATGAAGGTCAAGTACACCAAGTGTCAAACCTTCAAGGGGAGCATCCTGCTGCCCGATTCCGCCGAGAGCATCATCGTTAAGTGCGATTCAGGTGGCCATCAGATCTATATCAATGGCCATGCGATGGTTCCCGTCAAGGAGGTAGTGCAGCAACGATTACGAATGGCGTCCGAGGCCGACGCCAAGGGTTATCAGAGACCTCCGAGCGTCTTGATGCTCGGCATCGATAGCATCTCCCGTGTTAATCTTATCAGAGCCATGCCCAAAACGGCTCAGTATCTCTACGACAATGGATGGTTCGAACTGGCGGGCTATAATAAG GTGGACGACAATACATTTCCAAATATAATGGCTGTGGTCACCGGCTATAATCTGCCCAATGCCATGCACGCGTGCTCGCCATTCGTGGTTGGTGGCCTGGACAAGTGCGACTACATCTGGAAGCAGTACCAGCAGAGGGGCTACGTGACCGCCTACGCGGAGGATGCCGTCAAGATCAACACTTTCAATTACCTGAAGAAGGGCTTCAAGAATCCGCCGGCGGACTACTACTTGAGGCCATATCTCTCCGCCGCCGAATCGCAGCTGGATCACACGACAGTCAATGGTCTGGTGCACTGCCTCGGCTATCTGACGGCGGCGGAGCATGTGTACGACTATGGGCTGGAGTTCACCAGGAGGTTCCTTAACGAGACGTACTTCGGATTTTTCTGGACCAACACGCACAGCCACAGTGACATTTCGCAGACCAGCAGCATGGACAGCTATATGGAGGAGTATCTGCGGAAGCTGGTGCGCCAGGGCACCATGGAGAACACGGTGGTGGTGTTCTTCAGCGATCATGGCATGCGGTTCGGACCGACGAGGGCCACCTGGTCGGGTCACTTGGAGGAACGTCTGCCGGCCATCTTTATTTGGTTACCCCAACACCTGCGTCGCTCACATCCCGAATTTGTGCGTAGCCTCCAGCTGAACAGGAATCGCCTGACCACGCCCTACGACCTCCACCTGACCATGAAGCACATACTGGCCATATCCGGTCGCGCCGAAATGGAGTCGTTGGGTCCGGCACCCGATTGCCCGCAATGCCAGAGTTTACTGACCCCCGTTTCGCCGCTAAGGAGTTGCTCCGATGTGGGCATCGCGGATCACTGGTGCACCTGCTGGGAATACGACACCATCTCGAGCACCTCGAAGGAGTCGCGGATGCTCGGCAAGCGTGTGGTCAGCTATCTCAACAACTATGTGGCCGAGTTCCGAAACGGCACCTTCGCCAAGCTGTGTGCCCCTCTCTCCCTGCACAGCATCAAATCCGCGTTCCGGGCGCATCACAACGCCCTCGATCCGGATGAGGTGCACACCTATCGACTGATCTTCGTCACGTCGCCCAATAAGGGCCAGTACGAAGCCACGGTGCGACACAATCACACGGATGACTCTGTAAAGGTGACCGGATCGGTGAGCCGATTGAATGTCTATAGCGGAGAGGCGGATTGCATGAATGATTTTGCTGCcaaaaaatattgttattGCCGAAAGAAGAAGGGATAG
- the LOC117140875 gene encoding LOW QUALITY PROTEIN: uncharacterized protein LOC117140875 (The sequence of the model RefSeq protein was modified relative to this genomic sequence to represent the inferred CDS: deleted 1 base in 1 codon), which translates to MNQRVFPFGSLLTGLALKESDIDLFLEPNGNQPPLFHKQLYNKTSHFLRRSKCFTDVFTIRHATVPIIRCKHQLTGLNIDINMSKPNGTYNSRFVGELMLRNERIRELSLFLKIWAKKLKLISHGGMTSYCLISLIIVNLQVNRIVPSVKRLQSLCPPVILSGVNFAYNLDLTPPITERLTTLDLLKNFFIYYSTVNFDKSLLSPFLGGCVDKKTTLGIPGGFPEYDEQQKLVQYATGAPPDAFQLDRAMCVQDPFELNRNVAKSVSISNLFYFRQCLVLAAQACSDQELTSQPEKLYDYLLFGLADKLVADKIVADKRSEKDIPRKQQKMENVDGQPPVVEETQETKVGEVGVYRTPPLERSHVITPTTNDLKCLRSVVLTNKTEKGQSIYYYWLVCYVDTIKDVLTQLYALKVELKESEEPKHYKWLISISYDTWTGRTFQRGAGQSFFAHQLQQTIEFTKTRMGNPQYAVNLRGYFSLQAREDYKELRLDVQPLQGDLLGLQRNSPLTRLFKAFKNLLGNYSFKEKASTWKFCATSDQI; encoded by the exons ATGAACCAAAGGGTGTTCCCCTTTGGTTCACTGCTTACTGGTTTAGCATTGAAGG AGAGCGACATCGATTTGTTTCTGGAGCCCAACGGCAACCAGCCACCATTGTTCCATAAGCAGCTTTACAACAAGACCTCACACTTTTTACGAAGATCCAAATGCTTTACAGATGTCTTCACCATTCGTCATGCCACCGTGCCCATCATTAGATGTAAGCATCAGCTCACCGGACTCAACATT GACATCAATATGTCAAAGCCGAATGGCACATATAACTCCCGATTTGTGGGCGAACTTATGTTACGCAATGAGCGGATACGCGAGCTCAGCCTGTTTTTGAAGATCTGGGCCAAGAAGCTAAAATTGATTAGCCATGGCGGCATGACAAGCTATTGCTTAATATCCTTGATCATCGTAAACTTGCAAGTGAATCGAATAGTTCCATCCGTCAAACGGCTCCAGTCCCTCTGTCCACCGGTTATTTTGTCGGGCGTTAACTTTGCCTACAACCTGGACCTAACGCCGCCGATTACAGAACGGCTCACCACGCTGGATTTACTTAAAAACTTCTTCATATACTACAGCACTGTCAACTTTGACAAAAGTTTATTGAGTCCGTTTCTGGGCGGTTGTGTGGACAAGAAGACAACACTGGGCATACCGGGAGGATTTCCCGAGTACGATGAGCAACAGAAGCTCGTGCAGTATGCAACAGGTGCGCCGCCAGACGCTTTCCAGCTGGATAGAGCCATGTGCGTACAGGATCCCTTCGAGCTGAACCGCAACGTGGCCAAATCTGTGTccatttcaaatttattttactttagaCAATGCCTAGTCCTGGCAGCTCAAGCATGCAGCGATCAGGAACTAACTTCGCAACCGGAGAAGCTATACGACTACCTATTATTTGGCCTGGCGGATAAGTTAGTAGCCGACAAAATAGTGGCAGACAAAAGATCAGAGAAGGATATTCCGcgaaagcaacaaaaaatggaaaacgtCGATGGGCAACCGCCAGTCGTCGAAGAGACACAAGAAACAAAAGTCGGCGAAGTCGGAGTGTATAGAACGCCGCCCTTAGAGCGATCACACGTCATCACGCCCACCACAAACGATCTAAAATGCCTGCGCTCCGTTGTGCTGACCAACAAAACGGAGAAAGGTCAGAGCATATACTATTACTGGTTGGTCTGCTATGTGGACACCATAAAGGATGTGCTAACCCAACTGTATGCTTTGAAAGTTGAACTTAAGGAATCGGAGGAGCCGAAACACTACAAGTGGCTAATCAGCATTTCTTACGACACTTGGACAGGACGCACTTTCCAGCGTGGCGCCGGTCAATCTTTCTTCGCCCACCAGTTGCAGCAGACGATTGAGTTTACGAAGACGAGAATGGGAAATCCGCAGTACGCAGTCAATTTGCGCGGCTATTTCTCGCTGCAGGCCAGGGAGGATTACAAGGAGTTGCGCCTGGATGTGCAGCCTCTTCAAGGAGATCTCCTCGGGCTGCAGCGCAATAGTCCGCTAACAAGGCTTTTTAAAGCGTTTAAGAATCTCCTGGGCAACTATAGTTTCAAAGAGAAGGCCAGCACCTGGAAGTTTTGCGCCACGTCTGACCAAATCTGA
- the LOC117140871 gene encoding uncharacterized protein LOC117140871 isoform X3, translating into MDVEREPITETIPSVPKGFLVYSNSCRIMEVDPYKNEVMRHFKRIKYKSCQKLPPLTQVKFEAKSQKYLLSIDGAAFGRYAAGKQLHCCYMAVQRVDEMKVKYTKCQTFKGSILLPDSAESIIVKCDSGGHQIYINGHAMVPVKEVVQQRLRMASEADAKGYQRPPSVLMLGIDSISRVNLIRAMPKTAQYLYDNGWFELAGYNKVDDNTFPNIMAVVTGYNLPNAMHACSPFVVGGLDKCDYIWKQYQQRGYVTAYAEDAVKINTFNYLKKGFKNPPADYYLRPYLSAAESQLDHTTVNGLVHCLGYLTAAEHVYDYGLEFTRRFLNETYFGFFWTNTHSHSDISQTSSMDSYMEEYLRKLVRQGTMENTVVVFFSDHGMRFGPTRATWSGHLEERLPAIFIWLPQHLRRSHPEFVRSLQLNRNRLTTPYDLHLTMKHILAISGRAEMESLGPAPDCPQCQSLLTPVSPLRSCSDVGIADHWCTCWEYDTISSTSKESRMLGKRVVSYLNNYVAEFRNGTFAKLCAPLSLHSIKSAFRAHHNALDPDEVHTYRLIFVTSPNKGQYEATVRHNHTDDSVKVTGSVSRLNVYSGEADCMNDFAAKKYCYCRKKKG; encoded by the exons ATGGATG TTGAACGTGAGCCCATTACTGAGACTATTCCATCTGTCCCGAAAGGCTTCCTGGTGTACAGCAACTCCTGCCGCATCATGGAGGTGGATCCCTACAAGAACGAGGTGATGCGGCACTTCAAGCGCATCAAATACAAGTCCTGCCAGAAGTTGCCGCCCCTGACGCAGGTGAAATTCGAGGCAAAGTCCCAAAAGTACCTGCTCAGCATCGATGGAGCTGCCTTCGGTCGCTACGCGGCGGGCAAGCAGCTCCACTGCTGCTACATGGCGGTGCAGCGGGTGGACGAGATGAAGGTCAAGTACACCAAGTGTCAAACCTTCAAGGGGAGCATCCTGCTGCCCGATTCCGCCGAGAGCATCATCGTTAAGTGCGATTCAGGTGGCCATCAGATCTATATCAATGGCCATGCGATGGTTCCCGTCAAGGAGGTAGTGCAGCAACGATTACGAATGGCGTCCGAGGCCGACGCCAAGGGTTATCAGAGACCTCCGAGCGTCTTGATGCTCGGCATCGATAGCATCTCCCGTGTTAATCTTATCAGAGCCATGCCCAAAACGGCTCAGTATCTCTACGACAATGGATGGTTCGAACTGGCGGGCTATAATAAG GTGGACGACAATACATTTCCAAATATAATGGCTGTGGTCACCGGCTATAATCTGCCCAATGCCATGCACGCGTGCTCGCCATTCGTGGTTGGTGGCCTGGACAAGTGCGACTACATCTGGAAGCAGTACCAGCAGAGGGGCTACGTGACCGCCTACGCGGAGGATGCCGTCAAGATCAACACTTTCAATTACCTGAAGAAGGGCTTCAAGAATCCGCCGGCGGACTACTACTTGAGGCCATATCTCTCCGCCGCCGAATCGCAGCTGGATCACACGACAGTCAATGGTCTGGTGCACTGCCTCGGCTATCTGACGGCGGCGGAGCATGTGTACGACTATGGGCTGGAGTTCACCAGGAGGTTCCTTAACGAGACGTACTTCGGATTTTTCTGGACCAACACGCACAGCCACAGTGACATTTCGCAGACCAGCAGCATGGACAGCTATATGGAGGAGTATCTGCGGAAGCTGGTGCGCCAGGGCACCATGGAGAACACGGTGGTGGTGTTCTTCAGCGATCATGGCATGCGGTTCGGACCGACGAGGGCCACCTGGTCGGGTCACTTGGAGGAACGTCTGCCGGCCATCTTTATTTGGTTACCCCAACACCTGCGTCGCTCACATCCCGAATTTGTGCGTAGCCTCCAGCTGAACAGGAATCGCCTGACCACGCCCTACGACCTCCACCTGACCATGAAGCACATACTGGCCATATCCGGTCGCGCCGAAATGGAGTCGTTGGGTCCGGCACCCGATTGCCCGCAATGCCAGAGTTTACTGACCCCCGTTTCGCCGCTAAGGAGTTGCTCCGATGTGGGCATCGCGGATCACTGGTGCACCTGCTGGGAATACGACACCATCTCGAGCACCTCGAAGGAGTCGCGGATGCTCGGCAAGCGTGTGGTCAGCTATCTCAACAACTATGTGGCCGAGTTCCGAAACGGCACCTTCGCCAAGCTGTGTGCCCCTCTCTCCCTGCACAGCATCAAATCCGCGTTCCGGGCGCATCACAACGCCCTCGATCCGGATGAGGTGCACACCTATCGACTGATCTTCGTCACGTCGCCCAATAAGGGCCAGTACGAAGCCACGGTGCGACACAATCACACGGATGACTCTGTAAAGGTGACCGGATCGGTGAGCCGATTGAATGTCTATAGCGGAGAGGCGGATTGCATGAATGATTTTGCTGCcaaaaaatattgttattGCCGAAAGAAGAAGGGATAG